From Saccharothrix espanaensis DSM 44229, the proteins below share one genomic window:
- a CDS encoding aminodeoxychorismate/anthranilate synthase component II, whose translation MRVLVVDNYDSFVYNLVQYLAQLGVECVVRRNDAVELDEIGEVGGVLVSPGPSTPDKAGRSMEVIRHCADRGVPVFGVCLGHQAIGAVWGGTVDLAPELLHGKTSVVHHDGVGVLAGVPSPFTATRYHSLTVLPDTIPAEFEVTGRTDTGVVMAMRHRELPVEGVQFHPESVLTEGGHRMLANWLRVCGFEVPEGTVCQLENGMRELAAAARQV comes from the coding sequence ATGCGCGTGCTCGTGGTCGACAACTACGACAGCTTCGTCTACAACCTCGTCCAGTACCTGGCCCAGCTCGGGGTCGAGTGCGTGGTGCGGCGCAACGACGCCGTGGAGCTCGACGAGATCGGCGAGGTCGGCGGTGTGCTGGTCAGCCCCGGCCCCAGCACCCCGGACAAGGCCGGCCGGAGCATGGAGGTCATCCGGCACTGCGCCGACCGCGGCGTCCCGGTGTTCGGCGTGTGCCTCGGCCACCAGGCCATCGGGGCGGTGTGGGGCGGCACGGTCGACCTCGCGCCGGAACTCCTGCACGGCAAGACCTCGGTCGTGCACCACGACGGCGTGGGCGTGCTGGCCGGTGTGCCCAGCCCGTTCACCGCGACCCGGTACCACTCGCTGACCGTGCTGCCCGACACCATCCCGGCGGAGTTCGAGGTCACCGGCCGCACCGACACCGGCGTGGTGATGGCCATGCGGCACCGCGAGCTCCCGGTCGAGGGCGTCCAGTTCCACCCCGAGTCCGTGCTCACCGAGGGCGGCCACCGGATGCTCGCCAACTGGCTGCGCGTCTGCGGGTTCGAGGTCCCCGAGGGGACGGTGTGCCAGCTGGAGAACGGGATGCGCGAACTGGCCGCGGCGGCCCGCCAGGTCTGA
- the pknB gene encoding Stk1 family PASTA domain-containing Ser/Thr kinase, whose translation MSTPRLLSNRYELGETLGYGGMSEVHKGRDVRLGRDVAIKVLRADLARDTQFQERFRREAQNSAALNHPAIVAVYDTGETNTEYGPLPYIVMEFVDGRTLRDIVKTQGPLTGKRAMEIMADVSAALDFSHRHGIVHRDVKPANVMITRSGAVKVMDFGIARAVHDGQAAVTQTAAVIGTAQYLSPEQARGEAVDARSDVYASGCVLFELLTGEPPFTGDSPVAVAYQHVREDPKPPSSLNAKVTPALDAIVLKAMAKGPANRYQSAAEMRADLVRVLSGQRPSAPAVMTPEDRTAVLNQSPRTEVASGGRHRPSALREEPDDYDPIAEEEAERKARRKKTIMITLVVLLCVAVLALAAWITTSLLNKDNTAGTVKVPIPDLKGQTAASASDELRRLSLEPVLVNRPCQPAPTGTPTCAAEQIGQVLETDPASGREVEKYSKITVVVGAPAEAVEVPDVRGLSPADAQKKLEEGNWVFKQAAEPTEVEDAKLIGKVADQNPAPGTKAAKGSTITITLGKGPDTVQVPDVTGQTLQRAKETLEGNGFRVQAKDVDSPKDQGEVVAQNPAPGRAEKGSIVTLSVSKGNQFLMPDLTGMTEGQARSKLSQLGWTGDLNVSERIPTTEIGQDKKIAEAEIRPDQPLAKNARINVKVFDFKIVPTSR comes from the coding sequence ATGAGCACTCCGCGACTGCTCTCCAACCGCTACGAACTGGGTGAGACCCTCGGCTACGGCGGTATGTCGGAGGTCCACAAGGGCCGCGACGTGCGGCTCGGCCGGGACGTGGCGATCAAGGTGCTCCGTGCCGACCTCGCCCGCGACACCCAGTTCCAGGAGCGGTTCCGGCGGGAGGCCCAGAACTCCGCGGCGCTGAACCACCCCGCCATCGTCGCCGTCTACGACACCGGTGAGACCAACACCGAGTACGGCCCGCTGCCCTACATCGTGATGGAGTTCGTCGACGGCCGGACGCTGCGCGACATCGTCAAGACGCAGGGGCCGCTGACCGGCAAGCGCGCCATGGAGATCATGGCCGACGTCTCGGCGGCGCTGGACTTCAGCCACCGGCACGGGATCGTGCACCGGGACGTGAAGCCGGCCAACGTGATGATCACCCGGTCCGGCGCGGTGAAGGTGATGGACTTCGGCATCGCGCGCGCCGTGCACGACGGCCAGGCGGCGGTGACCCAGACGGCCGCGGTGATCGGCACCGCGCAGTACCTCTCGCCCGAGCAGGCCCGGGGCGAGGCGGTGGACGCCCGGTCCGACGTGTACGCGTCGGGCTGCGTGCTGTTCGAGCTGCTGACCGGCGAACCGCCGTTCACCGGCGACTCGCCGGTGGCGGTGGCCTACCAGCACGTGCGCGAGGACCCGAAGCCGCCGTCGTCGCTGAACGCGAAGGTGACGCCCGCGCTGGACGCGATCGTGCTCAAGGCGATGGCGAAGGGCCCGGCCAACCGCTACCAGTCGGCCGCCGAGATGCGCGCGGACCTGGTGCGCGTGCTGTCCGGCCAGCGCCCGTCGGCGCCCGCGGTGATGACGCCCGAGGACCGCACCGCGGTGCTGAACCAGTCGCCGCGCACCGAGGTGGCCTCCGGTGGCCGGCACCGCCCGTCGGCGCTGCGCGAGGAGCCCGACGACTACGACCCGATCGCCGAGGAGGAGGCGGAGCGCAAGGCCCGGCGCAAGAAGACGATCATGATCACGCTGGTCGTCCTGCTCTGCGTCGCGGTGCTCGCGCTGGCCGCCTGGATCACCACCTCGCTGCTGAACAAGGACAACACCGCCGGCACGGTCAAGGTGCCGATCCCGGACCTGAAGGGCCAGACCGCGGCGTCCGCGTCCGACGAGCTGCGCCGGCTGAGCCTGGAGCCGGTGCTGGTGAACCGGCCGTGCCAGCCCGCGCCGACCGGGACGCCGACCTGCGCGGCCGAGCAGATCGGCCAGGTGCTGGAGACCGACCCGGCGTCGGGCCGCGAGGTCGAGAAGTACTCCAAGATCACCGTGGTGGTCGGCGCGCCCGCCGAGGCGGTCGAGGTCCCGGACGTGCGGGGCCTCTCGCCCGCGGACGCGCAGAAGAAGCTCGAAGAGGGCAACTGGGTCTTCAAGCAGGCCGCCGAGCCGACCGAGGTCGAGGACGCGAAGCTGATCGGCAAGGTCGCCGACCAGAACCCGGCGCCGGGCACGAAGGCGGCCAAGGGCAGCACGATCACGATCACCCTGGGCAAGGGCCCGGACACCGTGCAGGTGCCCGACGTCACCGGCCAGACCCTCCAGCGGGCCAAGGAGACGCTGGAGGGCAACGGGTTCAGGGTGCAGGCCAAGGACGTGGACAGCCCGAAGGACCAGGGCGAGGTGGTGGCCCAGAACCCGGCCCCCGGCCGGGCCGAGAAGGGCTCGATCGTCACGCTGAGCGTGTCGAAGGGCAACCAGTTCCTGATGCCGGACCTGACCGGGATGACCGAGGGTCAGGCGCGCTCGAAGCTCAGCCAGCTCGGCTGGACCGGCGACCTGAACGTCTCGGAGCGGATCCCGACCACCGAGATCGGCCAGGACAAGAAGATCGCCGAGGCCGAGATCAGGCCCGACCAGCCGCTGGCCAAGAACGCCCGGATCAACGTCAAGGTGTTCGACTTCAAGATCGTCCCCACGAGCCGGTAG
- a CDS encoding serine/threonine-protein kinase: MLTSGQLLAERYRLSKRIAVGGMGEVWEAADTRLDRRVAVKVLKAELSGDAEFLNRFRIEARTTASLNHPGIAAVHDYGETAAVPDGPEDTAYLVMELVEGEPLAAVIARGRLTAERTLDVLEQAGNALQAAHERGLVHRDVKPGNILVTPTGKVKITDFGIAKAADAVPVTHNGMVMGTAHYIAPEQALGHAAEPASDVYALAVCGYECLTGHRPFLSENAVTVAMMHIRDIAPPLPPDVPPGPRALIEATLVKDPRQRYRNGGEFAAAVGAIRAGQPLPAPTGLAMAVGPVPIPQPAPIPPQVPIPQQPMPAPPPQAVSQSMGQPTHPSMPLSNPGSRPGIQPVPPSQVNTPRTGAFGPLPPPPRPPGRNRALLWVMVAVLVAVLLVLGVVILRGLGKDDEGPGGTSQQGTTSAHTSPQDSTDRLPGRPTVTIATADFVDLPADEVAKKLSGYGLEPEVHADQGGAPRDQRRCLVSDVSPSGEVAIGSRVTVTCVPT; the protein is encoded by the coding sequence ATGCTGACCTCCGGCCAGTTGCTCGCCGAGCGGTACCGCTTGTCCAAGCGGATCGCGGTGGGCGGCATGGGCGAGGTCTGGGAGGCCGCGGACACCCGGCTGGACCGCCGGGTCGCGGTGAAGGTGCTCAAGGCGGAGCTCTCCGGCGACGCGGAGTTCCTCAACCGGTTCCGGATCGAGGCGCGCACGACGGCGTCGCTGAACCACCCGGGGATCGCCGCCGTGCACGACTACGGCGAGACCGCGGCGGTGCCGGACGGGCCGGAGGACACCGCCTACCTGGTGATGGAGCTGGTCGAGGGCGAGCCGCTGGCGGCGGTCATCGCGCGCGGCCGGCTGACCGCCGAGCGCACGCTGGACGTGCTGGAGCAGGCGGGCAACGCGTTGCAGGCGGCGCACGAGCGCGGCCTGGTGCACCGGGACGTGAAGCCGGGCAACATCCTGGTGACGCCGACCGGGAAGGTGAAGATCACCGACTTCGGCATCGCGAAGGCCGCCGACGCGGTGCCGGTCACGCACAACGGCATGGTGATGGGCACCGCCCACTACATCGCGCCGGAGCAGGCGCTCGGCCACGCCGCCGAGCCCGCGAGCGACGTGTACGCGCTGGCCGTGTGCGGGTACGAGTGCCTCACGGGGCACCGGCCGTTCCTGTCGGAGAACGCGGTCACCGTGGCGATGATGCACATCAGGGACATCGCGCCGCCGCTGCCGCCGGACGTGCCGCCGGGCCCGCGCGCGCTGATCGAGGCGACCCTGGTGAAGGACCCGCGCCAGCGCTACCGCAACGGCGGCGAGTTCGCGGCGGCGGTGGGCGCGATCCGGGCCGGCCAGCCGCTGCCCGCGCCGACCGGGCTCGCCATGGCGGTCGGCCCGGTGCCGATCCCGCAGCCGGCCCCGATCCCCCCACAGGTCCCGATCCCCCAGCAGCCGATGCCGGCCCCGCCGCCGCAGGCGGTGTCCCAGTCGATGGGACAGCCGACCCACCCGTCGATGCCGCTGAGCAACCCGGGATCCCGGCCCGGGATCCAGCCGGTGCCGCCGTCGCAGGTGAACACTCCGCGCACGGGCGCTTTCGGTCCGTTGCCACCGCCGCCGCGACCACCGGGGCGCAATCGCGCCCTGCTGTGGGTTATGGTCGCTGTGCTGGTGGCTGTGCTGCTGGTACTCGGCGTGGTCATCCTGCGCGGGTTGGGCAAGGACGACGAGGGGCCCGGTGGGACGAGCCAGCAGGGCACCACGAGTGCCCACACGTCCCCGCAGGACTCGACCGATCGTCTCCCCGGCAGACCGACGGTCACGATCGCGACGGCCGATTTCGTCGACCTCCCGGCCGACGAGGTCGCGAAGAAGCTCTCCGGGTACGGCCTGGAACCGGAGGTGCACGCCGACCAGGGTGGCGCCCCGCGGGACCAGCGGAGGTGCCTGGTGTCGGACGTGAGCCCGAGCGGTGAGGTTGCGATCGGCTCACGGGTGACGGTGACGTGTGTACCGACGTAA
- a CDS encoding peptidoglycan D,D-transpeptidase FtsI family protein has protein sequence MNTPLRRVGMAMMAMMLLLLANATYVQVIKADDYRKDPLNRRVVLDQYSRERGQIIAAGGEPLATVEKTTDRLRYLRKYAGPAFAPVTGYFSTVYGAGGLERAEDDLLNGSDDRLFTRRVSDLITGRDPKGGSLQLTVDAALQQAAYDNLQGVTGAVVAIRPQTGEILAMASTPTFDPNTLASHDVDEQQTAWKGLNAPDAGLPLLNRSVAGLYAPGSTFKLVVAAAALADGKTKDSEVDGRPVITLPGTNTTLPNFNDTNCGNGVTATLQEALAKSCNTAFAVLADQLGKDKLNKQAAKFGFDDPDLKVPLSVETSTLGPMKDRPSIYQTGIGQRDVLVTPLENAVVTATIANGGVRMRPHLIHKVLAPDLSVISEDKGDDVDDAMEVEHARALRDMMIESEKNTFQGGRLSGVTIASKTGTAERGEDVKATKPNAWYVAFAPAEKPEIAIAVIIENGGDVGLAATGGRVAAPIGRAVIGAYLGSR, from the coding sequence ATGAACACACCGCTCCGCCGCGTCGGCATGGCCATGATGGCGATGATGCTCCTGCTGCTGGCCAACGCCACGTACGTGCAGGTCATCAAGGCCGACGACTACCGCAAGGACCCGCTCAACCGGCGGGTGGTGCTCGACCAGTACTCGCGCGAGCGCGGCCAGATCATCGCCGCCGGCGGCGAGCCGCTGGCGACCGTGGAGAAGACCACCGACCGGCTGCGCTACCTGCGCAAGTACGCGGGCCCGGCGTTCGCGCCGGTGACCGGCTACTTCTCCACGGTGTACGGCGCGGGCGGCCTGGAGCGGGCCGAGGACGACCTGCTCAACGGCTCGGACGACCGGTTGTTCACCCGCCGGGTGTCGGACCTGATCACCGGCCGCGACCCGAAGGGCGGCAGCCTCCAGCTCACCGTGGACGCGGCCCTCCAGCAGGCCGCCTACGACAACCTGCAGGGCGTGACCGGCGCGGTGGTGGCGATCCGGCCGCAGACCGGCGAGATCCTGGCGATGGCGTCCACCCCGACGTTCGACCCGAACACGCTGGCCAGCCACGACGTGGACGAGCAGCAGACCGCGTGGAAGGGCCTCAACGCCCCGGACGCGGGCCTGCCGCTGCTCAACCGCTCGGTCGCGGGCCTCTACGCGCCCGGCTCGACGTTCAAGCTGGTCGTGGCGGCGGCGGCGCTGGCCGACGGCAAGACCAAGGACAGCGAGGTCGACGGCCGCCCGGTGATCACCCTGCCGGGGACCAACACCACGCTGCCGAACTTCAACGACACCAACTGCGGCAACGGCGTGACGGCGACCCTCCAGGAGGCGCTGGCCAAGTCGTGCAACACCGCGTTCGCGGTGCTGGCCGACCAGCTGGGCAAGGACAAGCTGAACAAGCAGGCGGCCAAGTTCGGGTTCGACGACCCGGACCTGAAGGTGCCGCTGTCGGTGGAGACCTCGACGCTGGGCCCGATGAAGGACCGGCCGTCGATCTACCAGACCGGCATCGGCCAGCGCGACGTGCTGGTCACGCCGCTGGAGAACGCGGTGGTCACGGCCACCATCGCCAACGGCGGGGTGCGGATGCGCCCGCACCTGATCCACAAGGTGCTCGCGCCCGACCTGTCGGTGATCAGCGAGGACAAGGGCGACGACGTCGACGACGCGATGGAGGTCGAGCACGCCCGCGCGCTGCGCGACATGATGATCGAGTCGGAGAAGAACACCTTCCAGGGCGGCCGGCTGTCCGGGGTGACCATCGCGTCCAAGACCGGCACCGCCGAGCGCGGCGAGGACGTGAAGGCGACCAAGCCCAACGCCTGGTACGTGGCGTTCGCGCCGGCCGAGAAGCCGGAGATCGCGATCGCGGTCATCATCGAGAACGGTGGTGACGTGGGCCTGGCCGCGACCGGCGGGCGGGTCGCCGCGCCGATCGGCCGGGCGGTCATCGGCGCGTACCTCGGGAGCCGATGA
- a CDS encoding FtsW/RodA/SpoVE family cell cycle protein, protein MGSPVPGAEGTPPATAGGSTPLAASTSPGLKPPTKRSTELFLLAFAAGLVTIALILVEANQEQELTMNIVWLGLAYMGLLTVAHLAVRWWAPYADPVILPCVAMLNGLGLVMIHRIDLAMADVKLPNNAVWSPAAPKQVLWTAIALVLFCTALKVLSDHRTLARYGYTFGFIGLIALVLPGVLPSFIAPEINGAKIWLSFGAFSIQPGEFAKILLMVFFAAFLVSKRELFTTAGRRLLGLDLPRARDLGPLLGAWLVGVGIMVFQKDLGSSLLFFGIVLVLLYVATERAAWVVIGVLLFCVGAFAAWKMFGHVQIRVANWLDPFADATNKGYQIVQSLFGLGTGGLFGAGLGGGRPDQIPEANTDFITAVIGEELGFVGLAAVLLIYTVFAMRGMRGALAVRDTFGKLLGGGLAFAVAFQIFIVIGGVTKLIPMTGITAPFLSYGGSSLLANYILVALLLRISDAARSPKATPKPRPQQPAIADQFTVMVERPK, encoded by the coding sequence ATGGGTTCGCCCGTCCCCGGCGCGGAAGGCACGCCGCCCGCGACGGCGGGAGGCAGCACTCCGCTCGCGGCAAGCACCTCGCCGGGGCTGAAGCCGCCCACGAAGCGGTCCACGGAACTGTTCCTGCTCGCGTTCGCCGCCGGCCTGGTGACGATCGCGCTGATCCTGGTGGAGGCGAACCAGGAGCAGGAGCTCACGATGAACATCGTGTGGCTCGGCCTGGCCTACATGGGCCTGCTCACCGTGGCGCACCTCGCGGTGCGCTGGTGGGCGCCCTACGCCGACCCGGTGATCCTGCCGTGCGTGGCGATGCTCAACGGGCTGGGCCTGGTGATGATCCACCGGATCGACCTGGCCATGGCCGACGTGAAGCTGCCCAACAACGCGGTGTGGTCGCCGGCCGCGCCCAAGCAGGTGCTCTGGACGGCCATCGCGCTGGTGCTGTTCTGCACCGCGCTCAAGGTGCTCTCCGACCACCGCACGCTGGCCCGCTACGGCTACACCTTCGGGTTCATCGGCCTGATCGCGCTGGTCCTGCCGGGGGTGCTGCCCAGCTTCATCGCGCCGGAGATCAACGGCGCGAAGATCTGGCTGAGCTTCGGCGCGTTCTCCATCCAGCCGGGCGAGTTCGCGAAGATCCTGCTGATGGTCTTCTTCGCCGCGTTCCTGGTGTCCAAGCGCGAGCTGTTCACCACGGCGGGCCGCCGGCTGCTGGGCCTGGACCTGCCGCGCGCGCGTGACCTGGGGCCGCTGCTGGGCGCGTGGCTGGTCGGCGTCGGGATCATGGTCTTCCAGAAGGACCTGGGCTCGTCGTTGCTGTTCTTCGGCATCGTGCTCGTGCTGCTCTACGTGGCGACCGAGCGCGCGGCGTGGGTGGTGATCGGCGTCCTGCTGTTCTGCGTCGGCGCGTTCGCGGCGTGGAAGATGTTCGGCCACGTCCAGATCCGGGTGGCCAACTGGCTCGACCCGTTCGCCGACGCGACGAACAAGGGCTACCAGATCGTCCAGTCGCTGTTCGGCCTGGGCACCGGCGGCCTGTTCGGCGCCGGGCTGGGCGGCGGCCGGCCGGACCAGATCCCGGAGGCCAACACCGACTTCATCACCGCGGTGATCGGCGAGGAGCTGGGTTTCGTCGGCCTGGCCGCGGTGCTGCTGATCTACACCGTGTTCGCGATGCGCGGGATGCGCGGCGCGCTGGCCGTGCGCGACACGTTCGGCAAGCTGCTCGGCGGCGGTCTGGCGTTCGCGGTGGCGTTCCAGATCTTCATCGTCATCGGCGGTGTCACCAAGCTGATCCCGATGACCGGCATCACCGCGCCGTTCCTGTCCTACGGCGGGTCGTCGCTGCTGGCGAACTACATCCTGGTGGCGCTGCTGCTGCGGATCTCCGACGCCGCGCGCTCCCCGAAGGCCACGCCCAAGCCGAGACCGCAGCAGCCCGCGATCGCCGACCAGTTCACAGTCATGGTGGAGCGTCCCAAATGA
- a CDS encoding PP2C family protein-serine/threonine phosphatase: protein MTLVLRYAARSDRGLVRSNNQDSVYAGPRLLALADGMGGHAAGEVASKVVIAALAPLDDDEPGDDLLGQLREAVIAGNGAISELVQSDPDLDGMGTTLTAVLFAGSRLGMVHIGDSRAYMARNGTFTQITHDDTFVQSLIDEGRITEEEAATHPQRSLLLRALTGHEVEPRLMVREARPGDRYLLCSDGLSGVVSQETLEEAIRIQDPQACADRMIELALKGGGPDNVTVVIADVVDVDFGEDVPIVGGAAGDGSEDPPPPDSPASRASSITGPRPVPQRVEPPQPPVDPRRARGNRIKALALVVFLLLLLVAAGLGTRWYVLRQYYVGAGSDGQVSVFRGVPGSFLGFDLHTPVEGSCPPGAQACEPITVDDLKVSTRDVVRNGITDVDGLEGAREAIRRLRTEQTLPFCPKEQTSGTSPTTTPTTTTPVDPSATSTAPTTSTTAEGTPLPSPVQKPGTDCRKGQ, encoded by the coding sequence ATGACCCTCGTCCTTCGATACGCGGCCCGCAGCGACCGGGGCCTGGTTCGTTCCAACAACCAGGACTCCGTGTACGCCGGCCCCCGACTGCTCGCGCTCGCCGACGGCATGGGCGGTCACGCCGCGGGCGAGGTGGCCAGCAAGGTGGTCATCGCCGCCCTGGCCCCGCTCGACGACGACGAGCCCGGCGACGACCTGCTCGGCCAGCTGCGCGAGGCGGTGATCGCCGGCAACGGCGCGATCTCCGAGCTGGTGCAGTCCGACCCCGACCTGGACGGCATGGGCACCACGCTCACCGCCGTGCTGTTCGCGGGCTCCCGGCTGGGCATGGTGCACATCGGCGACTCGCGCGCCTACATGGCCCGCAACGGCACGTTCACCCAGATCACGCACGACGACACGTTCGTCCAGTCGCTGATCGACGAGGGTCGGATCACCGAGGAGGAGGCGGCGACGCACCCGCAGCGGTCGCTGCTGCTGCGCGCGCTGACCGGCCACGAGGTGGAACCGCGGCTGATGGTGCGCGAGGCCCGCCCCGGCGACCGCTACCTGCTGTGCTCCGACGGCCTGTCCGGCGTGGTGAGCCAGGAGACGCTGGAGGAGGCCATCCGCATCCAGGACCCGCAGGCCTGCGCGGACCGGATGATCGAGCTGGCGCTCAAGGGCGGCGGACCGGACAACGTGACGGTCGTGATCGCCGACGTGGTCGACGTCGACTTCGGGGAGGACGTCCCGATAGTGGGCGGCGCGGCCGGCGACGGCAGCGAGGACCCACCTCCCCCCGACTCGCCCGCCTCGCGGGCGAGTTCGATAACGGGACCCCGGCCGGTCCCGCAGCGGGTCGAGCCGCCGCAGCCGCCGGTGGACCCGCGCCGGGCGCGCGGCAACCGGATCAAGGCGCTGGCCCTGGTGGTGTTCCTGCTCCTGCTGCTGGTCGCGGCCGGTCTGGGCACCCGCTGGTACGTGCTGCGCCAGTACTACGTGGGCGCGGGCTCCGACGGCCAGGTCTCGGTGTTCCGGGGTGTCCCGGGCAGCTTCCTGGGCTTCGACCTGCACACCCCGGTGGAGGGCTCGTGCCCGCCGGGCGCGCAGGCGTGCGAGCCGATCACGGTCGACGACCTGAAGGTCTCGACCCGGGACGTGGTGCGCAACGGCATCACCGACGTGGACGGCCTGGAGGGCGCGCGGGAGGCCATCCGCCGGCTGCGCACCGAGCAGACGCTGCCGTTCTGCCCGAAGGAGCAGACGTCCGGCACCTCGCCGACGACCACCCCGACCACGACCACCCCGGTGGACCCGTCGGCAACCTCGACGGCACCGACCACGTCCACCACTGCGGAGGGCACCCCGCTGCCCTCGCCCGTGCAGAAGCCGGGCACGGATTGCCGGAAGGGTCAGTAG
- a CDS encoding FHA domain-containing protein FhaB/FipA produces the protein MPELVMQLTRAGFLVLLWLFVLAALRVVRSDLYAASGQRVPTPGVLRRGAKKAAKGNKAPRQLVVTHGALAGTRISLDGRPIMIGRADDSTLVLDDDFASTRHARLSMRGTDWYVEDLGSTNGTYLDRAKVTAPLRVPLGSPIRIGKTVIELRS, from the coding sequence GTGCCAGAGCTGGTGATGCAGCTGACCAGAGCGGGCTTCCTCGTCCTGCTCTGGTTGTTCGTGTTGGCTGCGCTGAGGGTGGTCCGGTCCGACCTGTACGCGGCGTCGGGACAACGCGTTCCGACGCCCGGAGTACTGCGTAGAGGAGCCAAGAAGGCCGCCAAGGGGAACAAAGCACCACGTCAACTCGTCGTCACGCACGGCGCGCTGGCGGGTACCCGCATCTCCCTGGACGGCAGGCCGATCATGATCGGCCGCGCGGACGACTCCACGCTCGTCCTGGACGACGACTTCGCGTCGACCAGGCACGCGCGGCTGTCCATGCGCGGTACCGACTGGTACGTGGAGGACCTGGGCTCCACGAACGGCACCTATCTCGACCGGGCGAAGGTCACGGCCCCACTCCGGGTCCCGCTCGGCTCCCCGATCCGGATCGGCAAAACGGTGATCGAGCTGCGCTCATGA
- a CDS encoding DUF3662 and FHA domain-containing protein, producing MGRVQRFERRLEGIVGNTFARVFGGSVVPQEVAQALEREAEVNIRELAGGRLLAPNHFIVLLGPQDHDRLAGDGQDELRITQLLGDSVREHLEESGWDTYGDVVVSLERSDALHTGQFRTSSSVDPDVKVSSRRSAPPRTGDGSMSQPPGYGQGQGQPGYDPYAQGGYGQQQGYDQQQQPGYGQQQPGYDQGYGQQQGYDQGYGQQQQPGYGQQPQGYDQGYGQQGYDQGYGQQPQQPGYDQGYGQQPQQPGYDQGYGQQGYDQGYGQQPGYGQPGYDQGYGQAGYQDPAQGYAPPAVQSGPRQLNATLHLDDGSNRTYNLKQGGNVVGRGQEADFRLPDTGVSRRHLEITWDGHSAMLADLGSTNGTTVNGTPVQTWQLAEGDVVRIGHSSLVFRTQG from the coding sequence GTGGGCCGCGTACAGCGCTTCGAGCGCCGTCTCGAAGGCATCGTCGGCAACACCTTCGCGCGCGTGTTCGGCGGCAGCGTCGTTCCGCAGGAAGTGGCCCAGGCCCTCGAACGGGAGGCGGAGGTCAACATCCGCGAACTCGCGGGTGGCAGGCTGCTCGCGCCGAACCACTTCATCGTCCTGCTGGGTCCCCAGGACCACGATCGGCTTGCCGGTGACGGCCAGGATGAACTACGCATCACCCAGCTTCTCGGGGACTCCGTCCGGGAGCACCTCGAAGAGAGCGGATGGGATACCTATGGTGACGTCGTAGTCTCCCTGGAGCGCTCCGACGCGCTGCACACCGGACAGTTCCGAACCAGCTCGTCCGTCGACCCCGATGTGAAAGTTTCCAGCCGACGGTCAGCACCACCTCGCACAGGAGACGGATCCATGAGCCAGCCTCCCGGCTACGGACAAGGACAGGGCCAACCCGGCTACGACCCCTACGCGCAGGGCGGCTACGGCCAGCAGCAGGGTTATGACCAGCAGCAGCAGCCGGGCTACGGCCAGCAGCAGCCGGGCTACGACCAGGGATACGGCCAGCAACAGGGCTACGACCAGGGTTACGGCCAGCAGCAGCAGCCGGGCTACGGCCAGCAGCCCCAGGGCTACGACCAGGGCTACGGCCAGCAGGGTTACGACCAGGGCTATGGCCAGCAGCCGCAGCAGCCGGGTTACGACCAGGGTTACGGCCAGCAGCCGCAGCAGCCGGGCTACGACCAGGGCTACGGTCAGCAGGGCTACGACCAGGGATACGGCCAGCAGCCGGGCTACGGCCAGCCGGGTTACGACCAGGGCTACGGCCAGGCCGGCTACCAGGACCCGGCGCAGGGCTACGCCCCGCCGGCGGTCCAGTCCGGGCCGCGTCAGCTCAACGCCACCCTGCACCTGGACGACGGCTCGAACCGGACGTACAACCTCAAGCAGGGCGGCAACGTGGTCGGCCGCGGCCAGGAGGCGGACTTCCGGCTGCCCGACACCGGGGTCTCCAGGAGGCACCTGGAGATCACCTGGGACGGGCACAGTGCCATGCTCGCTGATCTCGGTTCGACAAACGGGACCACGGTGAACGGCACTCCGGTGCAGACTTGGCAGCTCGCGGAAGGCGACGTCGTCCGCATCGGCCACTCCTCGCTGGTTTTCCGCACCCAGGGCTAG